The proteins below are encoded in one region of Hordeum vulgare subsp. vulgare chromosome 3H, MorexV3_pseudomolecules_assembly, whole genome shotgun sequence:
- the LOC123440130 gene encoding putative D-cysteine desulfhydrase 2, mitochondrial isoform X2 — MRPAPVLAAGGRTLGNILSATEWMLPSPATQVHTISVLPSHAPSPAPQFAFSNLTTALRSSGGKGDEQGTPRFDVLRDDLLHPLANGNKARKLDALLPLLRRLGATDVITCGGCQSAHAAAVGVMRLVEYLSNLSSFHNDEEVRIVVDAGTGTTAVGLALGAVCLGLNWRVTAVMLADTLERYQEQEKSLISDFKGLCHEDFHDLVGTDGLVHWVDRFSPRRFGKVLSGEITSCRQVAQQTGILLDPVYTLAAWEQAVDLCCGDGRGAKVAMIHTGGTLGLFGLAQRYPLHFGATANEQA, encoded by the exons ATGCGGCCAGCGCCGGTGCTCGCCGCCGGCGGCAGGACGCTCGGAAACATTCTATCCGCCACGGAGTGGATGCTCCCCTCCCCGGCCACCCAAGTCCACACCATCTCCGTCCTCCCCTCCCACGCACCGTCCCCTGCTCCCCAGTTCGCCTTCTCCAACCTCACCACCGCGTTGAGGAGCAGCGGCGGTAAAGGGGACGAGCAGGGTACCCCGAGATTCGACGTGCTGCGGGACGACCTCCTCCATCCCCTTGCCAACGGTAACAAGGCCCGGAAGCTCGATGCCCTCCTGCCGCTCCTCCGCCGCCTGGGTGCCACCGACGTG ATAACATGCGGGGGTTGCCAGAGCGCCCATGCAGCAGCCGTCG GTGTTATGCGACTAGTGGAGTACCTCTCTAATTTGTCGTCATTTCATAATGATGAGGAAGTCCGTATTGTGGTGGATGCTGGGACAGGAACAACAGCTGTTGGGTTAGCTCTTGGAGCGGTATGTCTAGG ACTTAATTGGAGGGTTACTGCTGTCATGCTTGCTGATACACTTGAAAGATATCAAGAACAGGAGAAGTCCCTGATATCTGATTTTAAGGGGCTTTGCCATGAAGACTTCCATGACTTGGTCGGAACAGATGGTCTGGTTCACTGGGTGGACCGCTTTTCGCCGAGAAG ATTCGGTAAGGTGCTGAGTGGCGAAATCACGTCGTGCCGGCAGGTCGCTCAGCAAACGGGCATCCTGCTGGATCCCGTGTACACCTTGGCAGCGTGGGAGCAGGCCGTGGATCTGTGCTGCGGAGACGGTAGAGGGGCCAAAGTGGCCATGATCCACACCGGCGGAACGCTGGGGCTGTTCGGATTGGCGCAAAGGTATCCCCTACACTTTGGCGCGACTGCGAACGAGCAAGCTTGA
- the LOC123440130 gene encoding putative D-cysteine desulfhydrase 2, mitochondrial isoform X1 produces the protein MRPAPVLAAGGRTLGNILSATEWMLPSPATQVHTISVLPSHAPSPAPQFAFSNLTTALRSSGGKGDEQGTPRFDVLRDDLLHPLANGNKARKLDALLPLLRRLGATDVITCGGCQSAHAAAVAVHCAEWGIRPHLLLRGEQLDVPTGYNLISLMFGNVTYASRSVYAHRDEMLYEHARKVAGNSGTVLWANDIVRDNLAVDEETVLENDSRRVVIIKEGAGTVQALLGVMRLVEYLSNLSSFHNDEEVRIVVDAGTGTTAVGLALGAVCLGLNWRVTAVMLADTLERYQEQEKSLISDFKGLCHEDFHDLVGTDGLVHWVDRFSPRRFGKVLSGEITSCRQVAQQTGILLDPVYTLAAWEQAVDLCCGDGRGAKVAMIHTGGTLGLFGLAQRYPLHFGATANEQA, from the exons ATGCGGCCAGCGCCGGTGCTCGCCGCCGGCGGCAGGACGCTCGGAAACATTCTATCCGCCACGGAGTGGATGCTCCCCTCCCCGGCCACCCAAGTCCACACCATCTCCGTCCTCCCCTCCCACGCACCGTCCCCTGCTCCCCAGTTCGCCTTCTCCAACCTCACCACCGCGTTGAGGAGCAGCGGCGGTAAAGGGGACGAGCAGGGTACCCCGAGATTCGACGTGCTGCGGGACGACCTCCTCCATCCCCTTGCCAACGGTAACAAGGCCCGGAAGCTCGATGCCCTCCTGCCGCTCCTCCGCCGCCTGGGTGCCACCGACGTG ATAACATGCGGGGGTTGCCAGAGCGCCCATGCAGCAGCCGTCG CCGTCCATTGTGCAGAATGGGGGATCAGGCCACACCTACTGCTGAGAGGAGAGCAGCTAGACGTGCCGACAGGCTACAATTTGATCTCTTTGATGTTTGGCAACGTGACCTATGCATCTCGGTCGGTCTATGCACATCGAGATGAGATGCTTTATGAGCATGCCAGGAAGGTTGCTGGTAACAGCGGTACCGTGCTGTGGGCTAATGATATTGTCAGAGATAATTTAGCAGTGGATGAAGAGACTGTCCTTGAAAATGATTCGAGAAGGGTGGTGATTATTAAGGAAGGTGCTGGTACTGTTCAAGCGTTACTAG GTGTTATGCGACTAGTGGAGTACCTCTCTAATTTGTCGTCATTTCATAATGATGAGGAAGTCCGTATTGTGGTGGATGCTGGGACAGGAACAACAGCTGTTGGGTTAGCTCTTGGAGCGGTATGTCTAGG ACTTAATTGGAGGGTTACTGCTGTCATGCTTGCTGATACACTTGAAAGATATCAAGAACAGGAGAAGTCCCTGATATCTGATTTTAAGGGGCTTTGCCATGAAGACTTCCATGACTTGGTCGGAACAGATGGTCTGGTTCACTGGGTGGACCGCTTTTCGCCGAGAAG ATTCGGTAAGGTGCTGAGTGGCGAAATCACGTCGTGCCGGCAGGTCGCTCAGCAAACGGGCATCCTGCTGGATCCCGTGTACACCTTGGCAGCGTGGGAGCAGGCCGTGGATCTGTGCTGCGGAGACGGTAGAGGGGCCAAAGTGGCCATGATCCACACCGGCGGAACGCTGGGGCTGTTCGGATTGGCGCAAAGGTATCCCCTACACTTTGGCGCGACTGCGAACGAGCAAGCTTGA